The following DNA comes from Kryptolebias marmoratus isolate JLee-2015 linkage group LG23, ASM164957v2, whole genome shotgun sequence.
gagagtttctttaaaatcggATCAACCAGTAATCAGACTTAAAACACGGCGGCGTCACTTTGCACATAAACTTCTAAACGTCTCTTTAAATGAGTCTGGATGGATCTAACCTTGAAAAAATCCTGCGTGTTTTGACAAGATGTAACAAACGCTACCTAACACTGATTTCATTTAGCCACAAACTTCAGTCCTGGGATAAACTCAGACTAAagttgaccaaaaaaaaaaaaaaagggtgtgaatacaagttaaacaaaagcagacaagttttaacaaaacatggAATTCTACTAAAGCGTTCATACAATGttaagcagaaataaaaagaaaaaagtagctTCCTATGGCTGCtaatcagacaaaaagaaaagtctttttgGTTTCAGTTGCTCTCTTCCCCTTTACTTTAAGACTGCAGATGATGTCTGGAGTACGATGGCGAGTTATTGCTCAGAGTGGCGTGTTTTGAGTCTCCACGTCGGGGAGAAATCCAAATTTTCAGCATGTAGATGAGGATTTTGGCAAAGTTAGACAGGAGAAGTTTACCGGATCGCCAGGGTGTGTTGAGGGAGACTCatccacagaaaaaaacaaacaacaaagtcaaaaaaGTCGCAGTCGTTTTGGGTAAAGTTCAGGagcagttacaaaaaaaaaaaaaaaaaaagcggggCTGCGAGGACAGGGGCGCCGTTTTTCACATGGACTCAAACTCGTCGATGCGCTGCTTGGTGTTGCCCTGTCGGATCTGCCGTAGCGTTTTGTATTTGTCTCGGCCCGCTTTTACGTTCTCGGCGTGCAGCATGTCGTTCTGCGTCTTCTTTGTGTCGTCTCTGGCCTCTGCCAACTCTGAGCTTAACATCTGAGAggttggggtgggggtggggggagaaagtaaacattaaaaaatgaaactaaataaaaaaggaaggacGAGGTGAGAAGACAGGCagaatgaggaaaacaaaaaggcaagatgcaaactggaaagaaaaaaggaaaaccccAAGTACAGTAAACCAGACAAAAGCCTGCGATGTATCGACTGTTTACTGAATAaaatcacagatttattttgaagacCGAAGCGGCCAGAGCTCAGTTtcaaaaagccaaaattagaTTCAGAaatagtttttggtttttgttctttgggTTCAGTAAAAATTAAGCTACATGTTAACCTCAGGTCACCTGACAACACGGATGCACCAAGAAATCAAATAATTACCGAAATCAGATCTGTTTCAGCCCGACGGGCGACTGACCAACCTGAAACTCAAAAATCTAAAATCCCTCCAACCGCCAGTGTCCCTGTACACGCCATCGTTAAACAGCAAACCAAACACTGATGTTTCTCCTGGTCCATAAACGCATCGTAGCTAAACTCACAGAAATCACCTCCTTCCTTGTTGAGGTTTGTACGGAGTGAAGACGACACTAAGTTACTTCCAAACATCTTCaaagtagtgctgggcgatataacgatacatatcatggggacgatagaaaagtgtctatcgtgatatattttcttctaccGTCTCTATtgtttctatcgtctctatagtttctgtcgtttctatcataattgtatcaatgattcatgtaaatatttcataacgtaggctacgacgaatgtattagtgttgtcactttgcatacattcagtgtatataagtgataaatattaagaaaaaataaccattttgagaagaacctccgttttgcgacatgacgctgctttacatgtgggtttgtgacatttttttttttacggcaGCTGCTTTCTGCGCGGCGTTTTCACCatgagtgctgaaagatggagacgcgtgaagtatcaaactcggggtcacaacaagtagagacagctagcaggcagcccaagaagaaagacttaccaaaacgagggggacgtctgtgatttggttcaagaagtccgacacggagcagaaaagggtaatatgctaactctgctattaggctgttttctcatctgacgccaacacaacaaacctcttctatcacttaaagaagaaccacgaaaaagaatatttaacaatccaaaaagtgcaaggtcaagcaagttgtaaaagagccggggaaagttgcgaaaagtgaaactatagatggccgaagataatggagtttgttgtcatttgatactgttacgctgtaacaggtacatatatattgctgcactaaaaagcagcagatctcatttgtgaaggttcagttaaatgtcacttagaaataaagcttgaaaaaaagataagaaattaattattttttcatattttcagagaataactgacaacatacataattggggtatatcgtgatatatatcgttattgGGATATAAAAtaatccatatcgtgatatagaattttttccatatcgcccagcactacttcAAAGCGTTGAAATAAAGTCAgaggacgtgtgtgtgtgtgtgtttcatctgcagctgaagtAACAAATAGAGGATTTTCAATTTTAAACCAGCAACAGATTTGAGTCCAGCTCTCTGTGAGGCCTTTTGTTTGCGAGCAGGTTGGAAATTGTAAATCAAGATTTAACAGTTAATCGTTTTGATTAATGAGCTGTAATTTGACATGCTCATaagataaaaatgatttaaaacgtTGGACAACTACAACTGACTTTATCACTAAACATTTTTTCTACAAAACCTCAGTTTATAGTACATAATTATATTttgatatttacaaaaatatatactactaataataataatgttaaggTATTATGTCTCATAAAAGATGTGCTATAATTCTTTTtagttgggttttatttgtacaaataaaactgataaactgGAGGATGGTTGTGGATTTCCagagacaaaacattttattaccaTCCAGTCAAAACAGTAATTAAActagaaataataaaagcatattTTAGATGTTATTAATTACGGtccttaaaaagaaatctgaacaaGCTAAAACCTGAGTTGGCATGTCAGACAATCAGCCAAGAGAACTGCCATCAGAGAATCTCTGCTTACTATTTTGTTACTtgtaataaagtatttttgtcttcttcatgCTTATTTTAAAGCCAGGCGGGAGTCTAAGGCAGCAGGAAAATAAGAAGTTTGACTTATTGTCTCCTTATCTGCCTCAGATTGGTccgtgtttcttctttaaactaaactgctgttagaaacattttattgttgaaattAACTTCACTGATGGAGTTCATTTAgggttggttttatttttatattctggGTTTAGGTTGAACTTTTAGGCCTAGTATTTGctgtattgtttatttaaaccttaTTTAATATTGGCATGGAGAACTTCAAACTTCCTAAGGTTAGTCACACGCTGATTCACCTTTACCCCCCCTTGCCACACAAGGTCATCCTCGCTCTTACCTGCAGCTGCTTCTTCACCCTCTCGTTCTTCTGCGCCTCGGTGATGCGCTCCTCCTCGCTGCGGAGGTCCAGCTGGCTGACGCCCTCGTTGGACAGCTCTGCGCTGGCCTCGGCATGGTTCTCGTCCTGCTCGTCGTGCTCGGCATGGCCGCCTGGGGGAGCCGGCACTGCCGTCATAGCGGTCTTCAGCTCTTCCTTGGTCTTCTCCAGGTCCTCTTGAGCAGACAGAGCCTGCGGGTGCGGGGGGGAATCGCACAAAGCGACAGACTCAGAAGCAGTTCCCAGACGCTGGTTATTTTATCGACACAAAAATAATGTTAGGTTCAGCGCTGCAGCTGACAGAGCTGCATCATTAGGAACCAAATGATGGATTTTCATGTTAGTTTGGCTCTATGACCGTTCACTACAAGCAGTAAAATCCACTCTGACGTCCTCGttctccaccaccgtgctttaaaacaacacttgTACGCATTGAAGTGGATCAAAAAAAGGCTACAAACCAGTTAAAACATGATACTGTCTGAAAAACCCAACCAATGGGGAAGCATTTAGCCGAAACAAAATAGAAAGTTTTCAAGCACTTCTCAGGAAGACTATATTtgacacagaaaatgtttcctCAGGGTGAGATGTTTATTTATCCTTTATTAGGTGGTGTTTTTGCACTTCCTGTCAGTCATCTCAACGCATGTTCAGAAGAAAAAGATATCCTTGTGCACGCAGAAGGTTGGCACTTTACGTCCACCAAACTTGTTTTGCAAACTAAAAAGGTAGAAAGAGCTCTTCTTCAGAACTCATTTCCACCTTTGAAGATATCTGGGTCATAACTTTTTCTCTAGGAAGCTGCAGGTCAGTCGAGTGAGTCCTGTGTGCCGGTTCAGACCAAAAACAACCGCCGAGTCGTTCTGATCTTAGTCGGCTTCCACGCGGTTTGAAAAGCTTGTTGCAAACCTTCTCAGCAGACAAATCTTATAGTTTCAAAAGCTTCCGATCTCTCTTCCCTCAATCTATTTAGTGCAgctcattctttttgtttgcagacaGAAGAATCATGGGTGAGACTGATACGAGTTAGAAAAGATCAACGAGACTTTACACAAACTGTCATTAACTCATAAAGGTGGTGTCAAAAAGTCACAGTAAAGATGAACTCATCTGATTATTTCGCTCTtaactagcattcctttaatgcttttaaaaccaCGGACATCACCGGTGACACCGCGGCACGTGTGGATTTCAAATTACCGTAACGCCTCGCtactttgtgcatttttaatcaTTCAAACTGCCCCTGAAAGCTGTGCACTTCTAaagaatgtattaaaaaaaagttgaagaaaattcAGTGTCCTTTTCTTCTTACAACACAGTTTTAAGTATTTAATTACATaagaatggttaaaaaaagggtgtaaattatttacacattacattttttgacaattattgacaaaaatagacaaaaaaacaaccaggtgtctgaataaatatatctattattatgtttttttagcaCCTTGCATGCTAAAATCTTCCTAAAAGGTCTtgagtgatctgttagcacttggagtgtgttgtgaatgactcagctactaccacaccaaattttaactgaatatctttaaaacggagttgtagccattttagtgtctGCGAAGCACggttagctgttgcagccatcttgaattcatgCAACTCCagaaataatcagttgtagctgtacatccaatgattacaatCAGAGAtgtattaaaatctgtccagtggtttaaaagatattttgctaacagacgtgCAGACTGTCATGACAGCAGGTGATAACAGGTGAACTTATTTGTTCTTGTCTATTTGTTGTAGTGAAATCTTGCAGACTGGGacaccatgactgatttattgcAATAAACACGATGAAGACTGCCGTACCTTGTGCTGCCAGTCTGTGGCCTCGTCCTCTTTCTTCCTCTTGGCGTCTTCCAGAAGAGCAATCTTTGCAGTGAACTCAGCCAGCTCTGAAGCCTGGAAGAAAATACACATTTCTTCAGTTGCAGTTACTCTatatgcaaattaaaaaaacaacaacacaccaGTTGCTCCTGGGTCTTCTGCTGGTCTGCAGCCTGTCTGGCCAGCTCTGCCTTCGCCTCCTCGGCTGCTTGTCTTTCACTCTCCAGCCTCTCAGCCTCCTCTCGTGCCTTCTTTctctcctgctccagctccaTGGCTCGGCGGGTCTGTTCCTCCAGCTCTGGTAAGAAGTAGAGAGACGCACGCTTCAATTAAGGCTGACACATTCTCAGTGCGCCCGTCTCTGGATCGAACTGAAGGCGCACTTTGAAATAAATTCTAATTTACAAGTGGCACAAAATCATGGCACGGTAGAAAGCAGATGTCTGattagatgaaaacaaattcaACTCTTTCAGTTCATTCCTATTATACAAAGatgataaataaacattaaattgtCTTTGAGCACCAGTCGCAGGAACTCTCTGATTCGACAGGAAGTAGCGGCAAAGATGAACGGATGAGGAGAAAGACGCGCACCTCTTTGAGCCTTCATTGTCTGCTCTTCAATCTGCCGGAGCCTCTCCATCAGCTCATCTTTCTCGCGCTCAatcctttccttttccttctctgCGAACTCTCGCTTCTTCTTCTCGTTCTCCAGCTGG
Coding sequences within:
- the LOC108244161 gene encoding radixin isoform X2, with the protein product MRSWSLPSSLIPQESNSLTRVLEQHKLTKEQWEDRIQTWHEEHKGMLREDSMMEYLKIAQDLEMYGVNYFEIKNKKGTQLWLGVDALGLNIYEHEDKLSPKIGFPWSEIRNISFNDKKFVIKPIDKKAPDFVFYAPRLRINKRILALCMGNHELYMRRRKPDTIEVQQMKAQAREEKHHKQMERAQLENEKKKREFAEKEKERIEREKDELMERLRQIEEQTMKAQRELEEQTRRAMELEQERKKAREEAERLESERQAAEEAKAELARQAADQQKTQEQLASELAEFTAKIALLEDAKRKKEDEATDWQHKALSAQEDLEKTKEELKTAMTAVPAPPGGHAEHDEQDENHAEASAELSNEGVSQLDLRSEEERITEAQKNERVKKQLQMLSSELAEARDDTKKTQNDMLHAENVKAGRDKYKTLRQIRQGNTKQRIDEFESM